A window of the Brassica napus cultivar Da-Ae chromosome C5, Da-Ae, whole genome shotgun sequence genome harbors these coding sequences:
- the LOC125586961 gene encoding 1-acyl-sn-glycerol-3-phosphate acyltransferase 3-like isoform X1, with the protein MAIPAALVFVPVGVLFLVSGLIVNLIQLVFFIIVRPFSKSLYRRINKNVVELLWLQLIWLIDWWACIKVNLYADAETLQLLGKEHALVLSNHRSDIDWLIGWVMAQRAGCLGSSLAIMKKEAKYLPIIGWSMWFSDYIFLERSWDKDEKTLTAGFKRFEDFPMTFWLALFVEGTRFTQEKLEAAQEYAYIRSLPSPRNVLIPRTKGFVSAVSHIRSFVPAVYDCTLTVRNNQPKPTLLRMFSGQSSELNLQLRRHKMSDLPETDDGIAQWCQDLFITKDAQLETYFTKDVFSDLDVHQINRPIKPLIVVIVWVCLLMYGGFKLLQWLSMVASWEIICLFVVILVIATITMQVLIQSSESHRSTPAKRPLQEQLISA; encoded by the exons ATGGCGATTCCTGCGGCTCTTGTCTTTGTCCCTGTTGGTGTCCTCTTCTTGGTCTCAGGCCTCATCGTCAATCTCATTCAG CTTGTGTTCTTCATCATTGTTCGTCCATTCTCCAAAAGCTTATATAGAAGAATCAACAAAAACGTTGTGGAGTTACTTTGGTTGCAGCTTATATGGCTGATTGATTGGTGGGCTTGTATAAAG GTTAATTTATACGCTGACGCAGAGACTCTACAGTTACTTG GGAAAGAACATGCACTTGTTTTATCTAACCATAGAAGTGACATTGATTGGCTTATTGGATGGGTCATGGCTCAG CGTGCAGGTTGTCTTGGAAGCTCTCTAGCCATCATGAAAAAAGAAGCCAAGTACCTTCCa ATCATAGGTTGGTCAATGTGGTTTTCGGATTACATTTTCTTGGAAAGAAGCTGGGATAAAGATGAGAAGACCCTCACG GCAGGTTTTAAACGGTTTGAGGACTTTCCTATGACATTCTGGTTGGCTCTTTTTGTTGAAGGAACTCGTTTCACTCAAGAGAAGCTTGAAGCTGCTCAAGAATACGCCTATATCAGAAGCTTACCATCTCCTCGAAATGTCTTGATTCCTCGTACAAAG GGATTTGTGTCGGCGGTGTCTCACATAAGGTCATTTGTCCCTGCGGTTTATGATTGTACCTTAACCGTTCGTAACAATCAGCCTAAACCAACTCTGCTTAGGATGTTCAGTGGACAATCATCTGAG TTGAATTTGCAGCTAAGACGTCACAAGATGAGTGACTTGCCAGAAACTGATGATGGTATTGCTCAATGGTGCCAAGATCTATTTATCACCAAG GATGCTCAACTTGAGACATACTTCACAAAAGACGTGTTCAGCGACTTGGATGTTCACCAAATCAACCGGCCAATCAAACCACTGATC GTGGTGATAGTTTGGGTATGTCTTCTTATGTACGGTGGTTTCAAGCTGCTTCAATGGCTCTCTATGGTGGCCTCTTGGGAGATCATATGCTTGTTTGTGGTCATCTTGGTGATTGCAACAATAACAATGCAAGTACTTATTCAATCTTCTGAGTCACACCGTTCAACTCCTGCAAAGAGACCTCTACAAGAACAGCTTATTTCTGCATAG
- the LOC125586961 gene encoding 1-acyl-sn-glycerol-3-phosphate acyltransferase 3-like isoform X2, with product MHLFYLTIEVTLIGLLDGSWLRLSWKLSSHHEKRSQVPSSEFFFLIFLFLVYCVSLQVFQQIIGWSMWFSDYIFLERSWDKDEKTLTAGFKRFEDFPMTFWLALFVEGTRFTQEKLEAAQEYAYIRSLPSPRNVLIPRTKGFVSAVSHIRSFVPAVYDCTLTVRNNQPKPTLLRMFSGQSSELNLQLRRHKMSDLPETDDGIAQWCQDLFITKDAQLETYFTKDVFSDLDVHQINRPIKPLIVVIVWVCLLMYGGFKLLQWLSMVASWEIICLFVVILVIATITMQVLIQSSESHRSTPAKRPLQEQLISA from the exons ATGCACTTGTTTTATCTAACCATAGAAGTGACATTGATTGGCTTATTGGATGGGTCATGGCTCAG GTTGTCTTGGAAGCTCTCTAGCCATCATGAAAAAAGAAGCCAAGTACCTTCCagtgagttttttttcttaatcttctTGTTTTTAGTGTACTGTGTATCACTGCAAGTCTTTCAACAGATCATAGGTTGGTCAATGTGGTTTTCGGATTACATTTTCTTGGAAAGAAGCTGGGATAAAGATGAGAAGACCCTCACG GCAGGTTTTAAACGGTTTGAGGACTTTCCTATGACATTCTGGTTGGCTCTTTTTGTTGAAGGAACTCGTTTCACTCAAGAGAAGCTTGAAGCTGCTCAAGAATACGCCTATATCAGAAGCTTACCATCTCCTCGAAATGTCTTGATTCCTCGTACAAAG GGATTTGTGTCGGCGGTGTCTCACATAAGGTCATTTGTCCCTGCGGTTTATGATTGTACCTTAACCGTTCGTAACAATCAGCCTAAACCAACTCTGCTTAGGATGTTCAGTGGACAATCATCTGAG TTGAATTTGCAGCTAAGACGTCACAAGATGAGTGACTTGCCAGAAACTGATGATGGTATTGCTCAATGGTGCCAAGATCTATTTATCACCAAG GATGCTCAACTTGAGACATACTTCACAAAAGACGTGTTCAGCGACTTGGATGTTCACCAAATCAACCGGCCAATCAAACCACTGATC GTGGTGATAGTTTGGGTATGTCTTCTTATGTACGGTGGTTTCAAGCTGCTTCAATGGCTCTCTATGGTGGCCTCTTGGGAGATCATATGCTTGTTTGTGGTCATCTTGGTGATTGCAACAATAACAATGCAAGTACTTATTCAATCTTCTGAGTCACACCGTTCAACTCCTGCAAAGAGACCTCTACAAGAACAGCTTATTTCTGCATAG